atattctgcGTCAATGTTTTCAGGAAAAGGTTGAACGAGCGCGACGACTTATTGAGCTGCAAAAAAGACAGCGAGATGAAGAAGAGGCTAGGAAGGTTCGTGAAAGGGAAATTGAGAGGAGAAAAACTGGGCAAGAAATGTTGAAGATAAAACAGAAACAGCaagaattagaaataaaaCAGGCGTACgatgaaagaatgaaagaaaaggcAGCTGAAGCTGCTGCCAGGGAGAAAGTTAGGCAGCAAATTATGCAAGACAAGCTTGAACGGAAGCAAAGGGAACTTGATCAGCAGGTTTGTATTTATCTGCTTTCCAGAAAACCTTCGAAAATTCTGGATCTGTTAGGataaaaaacgtttttaaatattgtgtTTACCTTTCATGTATCCACAGCGGCAGTATGGGCAACAATCTCCCATACAGGAACAGCCGAAACCGCGTACACCTATTTCAAGTGACTCCGGAATCGTGCGAATCCAATTTCGACCACCCAGTGGCAATCCGCACATGGGACAGTTTGAGTCTACAAGTACACTTGGTGCTCTTCGTTCTTATGTTCTCGATAACATCGAGTTACCCTTCAGACAGTTTGCTTTATCTACATCGTTTCCAAGAAGAGATCTAACAGTCGACGATGATGCCAAAACATTACTTGAATTAGAATTGGTTCCTACAGCCGTGATATTGATCCTGCCGCTAAGAAATGTGCGTTCTGTCAGCTATAATTACTATTTTCGAGTGAAATTGAGCAGAGTGATCAACTTTGCTGAATTTCTATACTTACGTCTTATACGATTATGCAGTAAAGAGAAAGCACGTCATTGGTATTCTTGTTTCAGACCAACAGCACGACTGCAGTAACATCAGCCCAGGATGATGGCTACTTGTCGCGTTTAATGTGGGCAATTTTTGCGGGTATACTTTCCGTGTACAGTTATATAAAGGGATATTTTACCAGACCTCCGCCGCCTTCTGCAGGGAACCAAAGTTCTAGCTCAACTTCGGGTGGGATTCATCCAACCACCAGCAATACCGATAGTGGTAATTCACAACCATCTCCAAGTGTAGCAGCTGGGTgagattttattttgtacagtCCATTTTCTTGTCATTAAAGACCAATAGTGGGCGGCTCTAAGTCAGGACAAAAGTATATTGTGAGaatcaaaaaatcatattaAGATTATGTGAATAGTCACCAGTCGTTTAGAATTATCTATGCTTTTTGGTTGCAGATTACTAAGGCGCAATATTGGTGGTCAAGGAAGTTCAACGATTAGGACACAGGGCAACGTGCATAGATTACACTCAGGTGGTGATCAGgataatgatgaaaataacacTTGGAACGGAAACTCCACTCAGCAAATGTGAAAGTTCAGATATCCGTTAAAAATTCGTCTGAAATTATCATTCATGAATAATTATGCGATTACGTTTACAGAGGAATAAAACTGGAAGTGATTAGATTTAAGCAAAAGtcatcagaaaaaaaaaaaaatgaaaaagcagttcaatatttatttacacgatTATTTTCCATTGAATCAAGTTGTAAAACGAATACGTGATTGTcttcatttttgcaaattgCTAACGGTTCTTATAACTTATTTAATAAGCCACACCGTGTTTCTTCGGATACTGAACTATCGCAGCTTAGTGCTGCTATGAGTataattgcaataattttttttctctataataCGGTGATTGGATTTCAaaaacgaagtaaaaaaaacagcaacaaTTCTAACTTAATATTATATCTTATCTATTGTTACCAGATGAACcacataataaataatcatttataattatagaaattattattgtgtgagaagtttttctttcctgTGTTGAAAGAGCTGTATGTTTCACTGGCTTGCCTTGAAACAACAATTTTACTGCAGTTTACCAAAATATCACAATGTTGTGTATTTAAGGAAGACCATTTCTTCCAGGTATTCATATACACTACCGTTATTTAGTTACCGAACTGCATGACCACTTATTAGTGTGATTTCAATTAACTATGTCAATATTTAAGTCGATTCCGTTTTTGTTAcagataataatatcaatcaTGCGAATTGAATAATGAAGCAGAGACAAAAATTGCGGCACTGTAACATACCTGCTAATTATAatgtattgaatattttttgattctatacgaattgatattaaatttctttaaattatCATTCGAGTGGGCGGTATCAAAACCAAGCTGAAATTGTTAAGTTCACTAATACTTGGTAATTAACGCCCATTTGTGGatatattgatttattttattctcaatatttgacattgaaaaagtatgaaaagttTCACTGCTAATGAAGGAGTACGCGAATCATTTTTTCCGTTTCGTAAATTTTAATAGTCGTCTAACGTGAAAACAGTAAGTTAcgtaagaaatatatataaaaatatctttgtgtatgtgtgtgtgtatgtgtgttgtGTAGAAGCATAATCGAAACGAAAGTGaggcatatattatacatacattcctATCGtagaaatggaaagaaaatttcaaattaggtaagttgaattgaaaaaaacaaaaagattattaaaataaatatgaattattaaattaacGCAGAAGAACAATTCTTCGATTTGCCAACCACCATGTACCGCAATAATTAAACCAATAAAACCATAAATTAAATCTTCCCACATGCCTTTGTCACtcagtttttcttctctttggtAAAAACTATTACACTGCCTAATGTATTTCAGGTGCGGCGCGGGCTGAAATCTGATATCGAATATTTCAagtgtttaataattttacggGTAATTGGTGTTTGGCTCGACATGTTTCAAGGGTCAAGCGTCCAGGCAGTAAATCAGATTCTCTGATCACTGGTCACATGCGAGTTAAAGCATGTGCGCCCTGCAGTTTCTTCAGTAAACATCTTTTTCGGATCACCTTTCACTGCACTGCCTAACCCTGTAGTTAGTTTTCTCCGGGGAAGCTATAGACAGAAAAACACCGACATTAATTCAGcttttaacaattttctcgTATTTGCTAATAATTAACAGCAGACAACTGAAGTGCTTGAATTGTACCGAAGGCggatttttcaaccaatctcATTCAATGTTGCACGGTATAATTAATTCGCTGTGCACCAATCTTTTCTCTCTGGTATTATGCGATTTCTCACTTATAATATGTCAGGACAATCGTTTAACGCCAATCGTGCAGGTAAAAATTTGCTAATTGTTACTATTTTCCCGAGAATTACGTATTTCTCTTTCCTCAAGCTCTCAAGCAAAACGTGTATATAGAGTTCAGGTCACGTCGTCGCGTGCGTAAGagattcgacgactttgggtCAGAAGCAGGAAAATGAAATAGAGAAATAGATTGCAATAATGGCTCACTTCCTACACGAAATTTAGGGCAGTTATTCCCGGAAGTATCCAGAGATCAAAGAGAACCAGGATAAAAGGTAGGTGTATActgtaaagaaaatgaataaaacttcgagaagtaaagaaaaaaataggatatcGAAGAACCAAAAAATaggagaaattatttcaaaaaaatttaaagtcaAGTCTTTTTCTGCTCCAATTACTACGGGTTTCTCCTCAAGAACGATCTCAAAGACAGGCAACGATTATGTCGGGCTTTTGTATcgaaataataacgataataatataaatttagagaaaagggaaacaaagaaatgaaataaaatacaagaGGTACTACCATCAGGACCGAGGCGTGCCTTGTGACAGGGGCGATAAATTTGTGGCTGCCTCGTTACTGCCGTTTAGTGGTCGAACCGTCGTGATACGAGATCATTAAGATTCTCGAAAGCACGTGTGAGCCAAGCCACTCCCAGCGCTCCTAGAGATTGGCTTCAAGGCGAATGACGTCACGTGCATGTGGGATTTTGGAGCCGCCTCGAGCCTCGAGACgccaagaaaaaaagagaggggAACGACGAGAAGGAAAATCCTCAGGGAAGAAAAACGgcgaaaataagaagaagacgtgagaaaaaaaaatgtcccgaCGTCGCTATTCTAACAGTGACTTCTCTAACTAATCCAGTTAACAAGAGGTGCTAATAGATCTGCACCACTGAGTTGCGTTTTACCCGTCACGAGTGCCGCTACGGCTAAACACTTTCGGCTATCGATCCGGCTATCGATCGGCGGAATTTTACGGTTTTAGTTTGTTCAAAGCTGATTATTGCAGTACTGCGAATAACCGGATGATttcgcgatattttttttccgatccGAGCAATTACCTCTGGTACCGCGTTCTCCAAATTGGAGCTGAGCTTGCGGCTGCTCCGCCGCGGATCTGATAGTGATTTTCAAGAGCTTTGCTTGTATGGTGACAGTCTGCAAGCAATACGTGAAAACAGTGCACGAACATATTACGAAGGAAGTGATACTCTCGTCAAAAAGACTCGACTGCATGCAGGGCTCAATTCGCGCTCCAAAATGGCAGACAGTCTGATTCCGAGGCTTCTAGTTTCCAATTCATCAAAAGTGTCGATTCATTCCGTGGAAAGTGCGAAAGCTGCGGCCTTCAGCATTGACAGGCTACTCGCACCCTGCAAAGAATCCGTTCAAGGCACTTCTGTGCCGTTTCAGGATCAACAGCGGAATACTTTTCGCAATGAAACTATCCTTCGATCAGAGTGTAAGTTCCTTTAGTTTGTCGAACAAATGTTATTTCATTTAGTTTGaagtcatttttagagccgaaaggAAGAACAACTTGATTGCAAGATTGCCGGATGAACAATTactatttataatattcatttgttgTCATTTTACGTTGTTTATTAAGAGTACATTTTGAGGATGCAAGTTCTCTGTGAATGAGGACTCGGTTTGTCCTGATTAAAGGATAGTTGTTCGGTGTAAAATACCGTATTTGATTTTAGTCGTTGAAACTAGAATCGTTATCAAAAGCCAGGATCCTTCTACGCGGTAAGGGTGGAGGGATTTCTAGAACCAATCGGAATCAAAGTTATAGAAGCCGAAATCAATTCTGCAATTCAATTGCTTCAATAAGCCTCtgtgttataaaaattcattgtatATTTTCTATCGTAACCGATTTcactttgtttaaaaaaaaaaattcactattCTATGCTGATTTTTCTGCATTGTCTTTCAACTTCTTCACATGATGAATTCAACACTATCAACACACAATATTATCAATCATAtgttaatcaattaattattacactgctaaaaataagttttcctcaggcttgcaaatttttttcaaacatgttTTCAAATGTCTATAAAATTCTTAATCACTACTTTAACTTTGCCATCTTAAGTTTTGAGTCGCAGCAATTTTCTAAACTGAATGATATCGCCAATTTACAGCTACCGAACAAGAATCGAGGCTGACAAGAACCGTGCCAGACTCTTCGATGTCAGTGACGGAAGAAGAGGAACAAATAGACCTGGAAGACGTGGATATAGTTTGTTCAACGTCACCTGAGCCCGAAATCAGCTACGgtaaataatagaaattgtCTAAACATGAATAATTAACTTGCCTGATGTCAGTGAAATTCTGCAGCTTTTATCCGCCTCTATGAAACTTGTAACTTCGTGAAATAACCAAGTTCGGATTATTTCCCAATAGAGCCGCAATTAGCTGTATAAGATTGttcaatataaataatgaacaTTGTTAAGGGGGGactacagtgaaattttgataatgtcGAGTTTTTGACTTTTCAAACGACTAAAAAAGATGTGACCAAAATTCCtcccaacaaaatttagattatgGTAGTATgtgtactgaaaaaaaatttccagcagAAAATTTCCAGCATACTGCTCCCAAAAATTTCTTGCGCATGCACACTCATCgcaggagattgaaattttattcagcaaACATACTACCttaatctaaattttgttggaagGAATTTTAGATCACTTCTTTATTagtcatttgaaaaacaaaaaactcgatatcagcgaaatttcatcgaagCCTCCCCTTAATAGTAGCTGGTAACAGTAATCAATAGGCGGACCgagacaaatatttttcctcaattacACCTACAACAAAGAATCATGCAATGTGATTGTTTAACGCAAATAGTTTACTTGTGCATAAAGAAATCCCGTCCGTGAAACTCATCAGATATGAATTACAAAAGAATTGTGTTGTACCATCAAAGACAAGGATGAAAAAACCGCAACCTGTTCATCATTAAAGGTCCGAGAAATCACTATAATCGAATCTTGTAAGTTTGGagtaaatttgtcaaatatcGTGCCAATTACCCGGGAGATCGGTGGCTACGCTCATTCTGCCGGAGTTTGATCCATGACTTCCGCCGTCGTGACGCCCAGCGTCGTTCCCGCCCGCTCTGTGTTCTTCGTTTCGTGATGTTCTTCACTTTACGCTATTAACTGCGCATTTCTCCTCCTTCCTTAGCTTCGTACGGCATCCGTCTTCCGCGGATGCCGTGGAACTTCTTCTTCGTGTATTCAATTGAGATAAAATTTAAGACGTGCTGATACATGATCGGCGCTACGAGACGACACGCTTCATTCAATTCTACATGAGTAAACAATTTTACTCTACTTTTTACCGGTAACTACACTCAATGATTAGTAATCACCCGTTCAGTTCAGtatagtataaatatttatttcaaaatctctAGCACTGAGTGGATCGCTGTGGAAATTAACACAAATTCACGATTATAGTAGCTTTAGAGTTGTATAAATGCACTTCAAGTATAATTTGAAGTCAAGGTGATGTTGACCCTTCGACTTCAcgggcaaaaaaaattccgtctGTCTTATTCAGTCGGCTGGTATTTCTTGTTACAGCTTTGCGGATTTGTTTAGACTGATCCACTCTGATTTATTGTTAGATCGACTCGGTGCGGTTCGGCGGTCGTAATAAATCCGAGAATCCAGGGAAACGCGATGCGGAGAATTATTCTACACTTGCGTTCTGCATCCTGAACCCTTGGTCTCGGTGGTTGAGTTATGCGATACTCGGTACGAGTGCAGTTTAAGACGCAATGTGCAAGAAATAGGGGAGACACGAGTTCAACTACAAAGCCATCGGAGGCTGCGTAAATCTTGAAGAGACACGCGAAGGACCAACAACCCGACACGCCCGGAGATATCCAAAGAGATTCAAAGGAAAGATGAAAGTGGCTGAGACACCTCGTTACGACTCTTGCCCGTTGTCTTGTAGTCAAATTAAGTCACGTCAAAATatcgtttattattatcaccatCGTCATTCAACCGAGACGGTTCTTACTGGCCAATTACTTTTGGTGCGATCGAATATTCCAAATAAACTTGAAGACCTTTCAACTAACCGAATTTTCACTGGCCACACTGTGTTAGACGAAGATAACAGCTGTACTTGAGCGATGCAAagaattcgactttgtctgGTTT
The genomic region above belongs to Diprion similis isolate iyDipSimi1 chromosome 8, iyDipSimi1.1, whole genome shotgun sequence and contains:
- the LOC124410077 gene encoding UBX domain-containing protein 4, giving the protein MKWFEGNITEAVAASKSRKAIFVVFVEGKDDASSKIAKVIDSEEISSRLERDDFVAVKLEGGSESYGFFTQIYQLVPIPSMFFIGQNGAPIEIIAGETNVADLTSKIDTILQKADPTSKDSSTSLIQAEQKSLAGSTSSLKNSETEISVVDLEETGSGTSMAPIPAASQQLPKEEIKVDNADKTAVPEILETEIKPAPAKLDSPSTSNTTTEASNKPELTAEEKVERARRLIELQKRQRDEEEARKVREREIERRKTGQEMLKIKQKQQELEIKQAYDERMKEKAAEAAAREKVRQQIMQDKLERKQRELDQQRQYGQQSPIQEQPKPRTPISSDSGIVRIQFRPPSGNPHMGQFESTSTLGALRSYVLDNIELPFRQFALSTSFPRRDLTVDDDAKTLLELELVPTAVILILPLRNTNSTTAVTSAQDDGYLSRLMWAIFAGILSVYSYIKGYFTRPPPPSAGNQSSSSTSGGIHPTTSNTDSGNSQPSPSVAAGLLRRNIGGQGSSTIRTQGNVHRLHSGGDQDNDENNTWNGNSTQQM